In the genome of Pseudomonas lalucatii, the window TGCTGACCGTCCAGAACGCGCCGGTGCCCGGACCGGCGATGCCATCGTAGAAGCCCAGCCCCAAGCCTTGCGGCCACTGCCGGCCCCTGGCGGGCAGCGCCGCGGAGTCCACCGGCGCCTCGGGCGGCCTGCCCAGCAGCAGATAGAGCCCGCAGGCGAAGACCACGGCCGGCAGCATCTGGTTGAGCCAGGCCGCGGGCATCCAGTGGGCCACCGCCGCGCCGAGCAGGGCGCCGACGGCCGTGCCGAGCAGGGCGTTGCGCCACTGTGCGGGGGCGAACAGCTTGCGCCGGTAGAAGGTGTAGCTGGCCGTGGCGGAGCCGAAGGTGGCGCAGAGCTTGTTGGTGCCGAGCACCAGATGCGGCGGCAGACCGGCGGTCAGCAAGGCGGGAATGGTCAGCAGGCCGCCGCCGCCGGCGATGGCATCGACAAACCCGGCCAGGAAGGCAACCAGGGCCAGAACAGCCAGCACCGCCGGGTCGACGGCCAGCTCGAAGGGAAGGGGCATGAAAAGACGACCTATGTCCGATTGTGCCGCGCACTCGCTGTTCGACATGCGCGACGGCAGCGCATAATGCCGGCATTTTCCAGGAGAAGGAATGGAGTCGATGCAGTACGACGCTCTGGCTTGGGCGGCCGCATTACTGGCGCTGCTGGCGCTGCTGGTCGCCGCGCGCATCCTGTTCAATCTGCGCTGGTTTCTCGGCTGGTTGCGCGGCACCTGCGGCCTGGCGTTTGTCGCCCTGGCCGGGTTGATCGGCCTGGTGGCCTACGACCTGTCCAGTTACCGGCCGATAGCCGAGGGGCAGCCGCTGGCGACCCTGACCTTCCAGGCGGACGGCGCGGCGTACCGGGTCAGCGTGCTGGAGGGCGCGCGCGAACGCAGCTTCACCTTCGAGGGCGACCTGTGGCAGCTGGATGCCCGCCTGCTGCAGTGGAAGGGGCTGGCCGCGCTGATCGGTCTGCAGCCGGGTTATCGCCTGGAAAGACTGTCGGGGCGTTTTCTCACCATCGAGCAGCAGGCGCGGGCTCAGCACGGCCGCATCGAGCTGGCGCAAAGCCCTTATGGCGTGGACCTGTGGCGCTGGCTGCGGCTCGGCCGGCATGACCTGTTCATGTTCGATCCCCAGGCGCGCCGGGTGACTTTCCTGCCGCTGGCCGATGGGGCGAGCTATGCCGTCAGCCTGACCTCGACCGGGTTGCTGGCGCAGCCGATGAATCCGGCGGCCAAGCAGGCCCTGGAGGACTGGCGCTAGGCAGCGGTCGTTCAGGCACGAAAAAAGGGACCGCAGGTCCCTTTCTTGTGTCCTGGGTTTGGCCTCAGGAGAGGAAGCCGCCATCTACGTTGAGCGCCACGCCGGTGGTGTAGCTGGACGCGTCGCTGGCCAGGTAAAGCACCGCCCCGGCCATCTCGCTCGGATCGGCCACGCGCTTGAGCGGGATGCGCTGCAGGGCGAGGTTGAGGATGGCGTCGTTCTTGGTCAGCGCCGAGGCGAACTTGGTGTCGGTCAGGCCCGGCAGCAGGGCGTTGCAGCGGATGCCGAACTGCGCGCATTCCTTGGCGAATACCTTGGTCATGCTGATCACGGCGGCCTTGGTCACCGAGTAGATGCCCTGGAACTCGCCCGGCGAGACGCCGTTGATCGAGGCGACGTTGACGATGCTGCCGCCACCGTTGGCCTTCATCAGCTTGCCGCCTTCGATGGACATGAAGTAGTAGCCGCGGATGTTCACGTCGACCGTCTTCTGGAACGCCGACAGGTCGGTGTCCAGCACGTTGCAGAACTGCGGGTTGGTGGCGGCATTGTTGACCAGGATGTCCAGGCGGCCGAACTGCTCGCGGATCTGCGCGAAGACGCCCTGAATCTGCTCCATCTCGCCGATATGGCAGGCGATCGCGGTGGCCTTGCCGCCGGCGGCGCTGATGGCGTCGGCGACGGCCTGGCAGCCCTCGAGCTTGCGGCTGGAGACGATCACGTGGGCGCCTTGCTGGGCCAGCAGCTTGGCGATGGCCTCGCCGATGCCGCGGCTGGCGCCGGAGACGAAGGCGATCTTGCCCTCGAGGTCGAACAGTTGCGTCTTGGACATGGCTTCTTTCCTTCTATCTGAGGCCCGTTCGGCCGGGTTACAGCTGCGACTTGGCGATGACCTGCAGGCTCATGTGCTCCAGCAGCTTGTTCATCTGGATGAACTGGGCGAAGCGCTTGTCCTGGGTCTGGCCGTGGTAGTAGCGGTAGTAGATCTGCTGCACGATGCCGGCCAGGCGGAACAGGCCGTAGGTGTAGTAGAAGTCGATGCTGCCGATCTCGATCCCGGCGCGTTCGGCGTAGTAGTCGGCGAACTCCTGGCGGCGCAGCATGCCGGGGGCGTTGCTCGGCTGGCGGCGTATCAGCTGGACCGGCGGCGGATCGTTCGCCTCGATCCAGTAGGCGAGGGTGTTGCCCAGGTCCATCAGCGGATCGCCGAGGGTGGTCAGTTCCCAGTCCAGTACGCCGATGATCTGCATCGGCTTGTGCGGGTCGAGGATCACGTTGTCGAAACGGTAGTCGTTGTGCACGATGCCGGGGCGGGCGTGGTCGGCCGGCATCTTGTCCTTGAGCCAGGCCTTGACCGGTTCCCACAGGGGGGCGTCGGGGGTCAGGGCCTTCTCGTAGCGAGCGCTCCAGCCGTCGATCTGGCGCTGCACATAGCCGTCGGGCTTGCCCAGGTCGCCCAGGCCGCAGGCCTGATAGTCGACCTTGTGCAACTCGACCAGCTTGTCGATGAAGCTCTTGCACAGGGTGCGGGTCTGCCCGGCATCGAGGTCGAGCTCGGCCGGCATTTCCGCGCGCAGGATGATGCCCTTGACCCGTTCCATCACGTAGAACTCGGCGCCGATCACCGACTCGTCGGTGCAGTGCACATAGGCCTTGGGGCAGTAGGGAAAGCCGCCGTTGAGTTGGTTGAGGATGCGAAACTCGCGGCCCATGTCATGGGCGGATTTGGCCTTGTGACCGAATGGCGGGCGGCGCAGGACGAATTCCTGCTCCGGGTATTCGAGCAGGTAGGTCAGGTTCGAGGCGCCGCCGGGAAACTGACTGATGCGCGGCTGGCCACTCAGTCCGGGAATCTGGGCCTTGAGGTAGGGGTCGATGATCGCGGCGTCGAGTTCTTCGCCTGTGCGGATGCCGGTGGACTGATCAGTAAGCGCCATGCATATCCCTTCTACTTATGATGGGTGCCCTAGATTATTGGCTAATCTAATTCTGCATCCCGGTGGTCACAAGCAATACGCGCCTTTATAGGCGGGCGTGTTGCCCCTCGATCAAGCTGCCTGATTGACCGGAGTCCGCTCGCCAGGCGAAAAAAAACCGGAGTGCGGGACCCCGGTTTTCTCGAATCGGCGTTGCCGCGAGGCTTAGACCGGGAACAGTTCGCCCAGCTTCATCGCCAGCATCATGTCGCCTTCGGCGCGCAGCTTGCCGGCCATGAAGGCCTGCATGCCATCGGTCTCGCCGCTGGTGATGCCCTTGAGGGTCTCGGTGTCCATGATC includes:
- a CDS encoding SDR family oxidoreductase, which encodes MSKTQLFDLEGKIAFVSGASRGIGEAIAKLLAQQGAHVIVSSRKLEGCQAVADAISAAGGKATAIACHIGEMEQIQGVFAQIREQFGRLDILVNNAATNPQFCNVLDTDLSAFQKTVDVNIRGYYFMSIEGGKLMKANGGGSIVNVASINGVSPGEFQGIYSVTKAAVISMTKVFAKECAQFGIRCNALLPGLTDTKFASALTKNDAILNLALQRIPLKRVADPSEMAGAVLYLASDASSYTTGVALNVDGGFLS
- a CDS encoding phosphotransferase family protein — protein: MALTDQSTGIRTGEELDAAIIDPYLKAQIPGLSGQPRISQFPGGASNLTYLLEYPEQEFVLRRPPFGHKAKSAHDMGREFRILNQLNGGFPYCPKAYVHCTDESVIGAEFYVMERVKGIILRAEMPAELDLDAGQTRTLCKSFIDKLVELHKVDYQACGLGDLGKPDGYVQRQIDGWSARYEKALTPDAPLWEPVKAWLKDKMPADHARPGIVHNDYRFDNVILDPHKPMQIIGVLDWELTTLGDPLMDLGNTLAYWIEANDPPPVQLIRRQPSNAPGMLRRQEFADYYAERAGIEIGSIDFYYTYGLFRLAGIVQQIYYRYYHGQTQDKRFAQFIQMNKLLEHMSLQVIAKSQL
- a CDS encoding TSUP family transporter, with product MPLPFELAVDPAVLAVLALVAFLAGFVDAIAGGGGLLTIPALLTAGLPPHLVLGTNKLCATFGSATASYTFYRRKLFAPAQWRNALLGTAVGALLGAAVAHWMPAAWLNQMLPAVVFACGLYLLLGRPPEAPVDSAALPARGRQWPQGLGLGFYDGIAGPGTGAFWTVSSLLLYPLDLVRASGVARSMNFVSNACALVVFIGTGQVAWVLGLSMGLALMLGAYLGARTAIRGGAKFIRPVFILVVLALTARLAWQHWFG